Proteins from one Panthera leo isolate Ple1 chromosome D1, P.leo_Ple1_pat1.1, whole genome shotgun sequence genomic window:
- the ACCSL gene encoding probable inactive 1-aminocyclopropane-1-carboxylate synthase-like protein 2, whose protein sequence is MSHRLGMFRMPSAQMRGQGLRNQRIHTHLMEMMLHLKQTIEKNLMHLTTRHLQQDLVLEEQRHSQAASEQEALLGHLMYQLVNLLQSGAMGGLGLQPSCPSLDVRRDVRGGQWAQSSRQPDWPVHQLSDPEATFVSQHLSSRGIDISALYHSSFQDYKIYQRDKYHEDKNTMGFINLGLSENKLCLDLMTERLSQSDMNYIEDALLQYPDWRGQPFLREEVARFLTYYCKVPDQLDPENVVVLNGCSSVFSTLAMVLCDPGEAFLIPAPFYGGFAFSACLYSKVELILVHLDSEVTDANPHPFQLTVDKLEQALLEARLTGKKVRGLILINPQNPLGDVYSRDSLQEYLEFAKRYHLHVIIDEIYMLSVFDEFITFHSVLSMESLPDPNRTHVIWGTSKDFGISGFRFGVLYTHNREVASAVSSFGYLHGISGIAQHKLCRLLQDREWIDKVYLPTYRSRLQIAHGYMTKKLEALGIPFLNRGSGLYIWMNLKMYLDPCTFEEELLLHRRFLDNKLILSRGRTYMCKEPGWFRITFADKPLLLKQAMHRFYQVLSERKQDLIMKQLENAQRE, encoded by the exons ATGAGTCATCGATTAGGCATGTTCCGTATGCCCTCTGCCCAGATGAGGGGTCAGGGCCTCAGAAACCAGAGAATCCACACCCACCTGATGGAGATGATGCTGCACTTGAAGCAGACCATAGAGAAGAACCTCATGCACCTCACGACCAGGCACCTGCAGCAGGACCTGGTGCTGGAGGAGCAGAGGCACAGTCAGGCCGCCAGCGAGCAGGAAGCCCTCCTGGGCCACTTAATGTACCAGTTGGTCAACCTCCTACAGTCTGGGGCCATGGGTGGCCTAGGGCTCCAACCGTCTTGCCCTTCCCTGGACGTTAGGCGTGATGTCAGAGGCGGGCAGTGGGCCCAGTCCTCCAGGCAGCCTGACTGGCCAGTTCACCAACTGAGTGATCCTGAAGCTACATTTGTCAGTCAGCACCTGTCCAGCCGTGGGATTGACATCTCTGCCTTATACCACTCCAGCTTCCAGGACTACAAGATCTaccagagagacaaataccacgAGGACAAGAACACCATG GGCTTCATTAACCTTGGACTCAGTGAGAATAAGCTCTGCCTCGATCTGATGACTGAACGG TTGAGTCAGAGTGATATGAACTACATTGAGGATGCCTTGCTGCAATATCCTGATTGGAGAGGGCAACCATT CCTGCGAGAAGAGGTGGCCCGGTTCCTGACCTACTACTGCAAGGTACCTGACCAGCTTGATCCAGAAAAT GTAGTTGTTCTAAATGGCTGCTCCTCTGTGTTCTCCACACTGGCCATGGTTCTTTGTGATCCAGGGG AGGCCTTTCTGATTCCTGCCCCCTTTTATGGTGGCTTCGCCTTTAGTGCCTGCCTGTATTCGAAAGTTGAGCTGATTCTTGTCCACCTGGACAGTGAG GTCACAGATGCAAATCCCCATCCTTTCCAGCTCACTGTGGACAAGCTGGAGCAAGCTCTACTTGAGGCTAGGCTTACA gggaaaaagGTCAGAGGCCTCATTCTAATCAACCCTCAGAATCCTTTGGGAGACGTCTACTCTCGAGACTCACTACAAGAATACCTGGAGTTTGCCAAGAG GTACCACCTTCATGTAATTATAGATGAGATTTACATGCTGTCCGTGTTTGATGAATTCATCACATTCCACAGTGTTTTGAGCATGGAAAG TTTGCCTGACCCCAACAGGACCCATGTGATCTGGGGCACCAGTAAG gatttcgGCATCTCTGGCTTCCGCTTTGGTGTTCTCTACACCCACAACAGGGAGGTGGCCTCTGCTGTGAGCTCTTTTGGCTACCTCCATGGCATTTCTGGCATTGCCCAGCATAAGTTGTGCCGGCTGCTCCAGGACAGAG AGTGGATTGACAAAGTATACCTGCCCACCTACCGCTCCCGGCTGCAGATAGCTCACGGATACATGACCAAGAAGTTGGAGGCATTAGGGATCCCTTTTCTCAACCGTGGCTCTGGCCTCTACATCTGGATGAACTTGAAAATG TACCTGGATCCGTGCACCTTTGAGGAAGAGCTGCTCCTGCATCGCCGCTTCCTGGACAACAAGCTGATATTGTCCCGTGGCAGGACCTACATGTGCAAGGAGCCCGGCTGGTTCCGTATCACCTTTGCGGATAAGCCCCTCCTGCTAAAACAAG CCATGCACCGGTTCTATCAGGTGCTCTCGGAGCGGAAGCAGGATCTGATCATGAAGCAACTGGAGAATGcacagagagagtaa